From one Candidatus Zixiibacteriota bacterium genomic stretch:
- a CDS encoding SpoIIE family protein phosphatase encodes MQLSDFRHFRDLLIERRQNLTDWLNSGAGLRDEEAAAVRQLMGQIKDALGRIESGSFGKCDICHDGIEPDRLEIQPIRRVCLECISEAEKAALEEDLFLASKIHRALLPQRIPAIPRFDLAVKSLAASDIGGDYYDFLEGPDGNTMRIVIADAMGHGLPAGLLMSNFQGALRVLSADIDSPAPLVTRLNQWICRNVPVTKFVSMVCLCLHKTSADETHITFANAGHPPPIVFRDGGSVELLEATGTVMGVHEDFRYDEGSLKLRAGDYLALYTDGITEAQNVSGEEFEQERIVEFFRDRAGRPFDGVVDDLLLNVLDFTGGRRNADDITAIILHRK; translated from the coding sequence ATGCAACTATCCGATTTCAGACATTTCCGCGATCTTCTCATAGAGCGCCGACAGAACCTGACTGACTGGCTCAATTCCGGCGCCGGTCTTCGCGACGAAGAAGCCGCCGCCGTCAGGCAACTCATGGGCCAGATAAAGGATGCCCTCGGGCGAATCGAGAGCGGCTCATTCGGCAAGTGCGACATTTGCCACGATGGTATCGAGCCCGACCGTCTCGAAATCCAGCCGATCCGGCGCGTCTGCCTCGAGTGCATCAGCGAAGCCGAGAAGGCCGCCCTTGAAGAGGACCTCTTTCTGGCCAGCAAGATTCATCGCGCCCTGCTTCCGCAGCGCATCCCCGCGATCCCCCGTTTCGACCTGGCTGTCAAATCGCTTGCCGCGAGCGATATCGGCGGCGATTATTATGATTTTCTCGAAGGCCCCGATGGCAACACCATGCGGATTGTCATCGCCGATGCTATGGGACACGGCCTTCCCGCCGGACTGCTCATGTCGAATTTCCAGGGAGCACTGCGCGTCCTCTCCGCCGACATCGACTCCCCCGCCCCGCTGGTTACGCGCCTCAATCAATGGATCTGCCGCAATGTGCCGGTGACGAAGTTCGTGTCGATGGTCTGTTTGTGTCTTCATAAAACATCGGCCGACGAAACCCACATCACTTTTGCCAACGCCGGACATCCTCCCCCGATTGTATTTCGCGATGGTGGTTCGGTTGAGCTGCTCGAGGCCACCGGGACGGTGATGGGGGTGCACGAGGATTTCCGCTACGACGAGGGCAGCCTGAAGCTGCGCGCGGGGGATTATTTGGCGCTTTACACCGATGGTATCACCGAGGCGCAGAATGTGTCGGGCGAGGAGTTCGAGCAGGAGCGGATCGTGGAGTTTTTCCGCGACCGTGCCGGGCGACCGTTTGATGGTGTTGTCGATGATCTTCTTTTGAATGTTCTTGATTTCACCGGTGGCCGTCGGAACGCCGACGACATCACCGCCATCATCCTCCACCGCAAATAA
- a CDS encoding PAS domain S-box protein: MAKTNHLEEKVGQLERSLADHRRLERELRAAKEFNENLIETANAIVLTLDLDANITLFNRMAEQLTGYTKDEVIGRNWMELFIPDVVRGGVEKIFRDVVIGKAPITDYENPIITKSGEEKIIKWSNSIIYNSGRAPEGVLSIGVDVTEQWRARRELLSSEAKYRKVFEAANDVIFVFRGEEIIDCNSRTVEMFGYDKREEMIGLHPWEFSPEYQPDGQASRAKAEYLINEALSGRPQFFPWKHRRINGELFDAEVSLSSFQVAGDSYLLAVVRDVTERKRAETMLRSVVQGTSLTTGQEFFRSLVEHLAKGLGVSSALVAELHGGDETGVDTLAFYDRGEFRENITYALSGTPCAEIVKKALPFCFSDVQSSFPKGHLLKQLDIRVYLGAPLVTAEGEVMGIIAIMHHDAITEELVKQAESLLTIFASRAVAELQRLRAEQEVLGAKERLQAESEALSQKNIAMKEILEHIEKDRDQFREELSMKVENLLLPVVSKLRSHDGKLPAKDIDHLEDILKSILAREIDVFKRNLARLSGREIQICEMIRNGLSSKEIAEVLGISLDTVQKHRESIRDKLQIKRSQVNLTTYLRSRPWIS; the protein is encoded by the coding sequence ATGGCTAAGACTAATCATCTTGAAGAAAAAGTCGGTCAGCTGGAGCGGTCTTTGGCGGACCATCGTAGGCTGGAACGTGAGCTTAGGGCTGCCAAGGAATTCAACGAAAATCTCATTGAGACGGCCAACGCGATAGTCCTTACGCTCGACCTCGATGCCAATATAACTCTCTTCAATAGAATGGCCGAACAGTTGACCGGGTACACCAAAGATGAGGTTATCGGTCGCAACTGGATGGAGTTGTTCATTCCGGACGTAGTTCGCGGCGGCGTTGAAAAGATCTTCCGGGATGTTGTCATAGGCAAGGCGCCGATTACCGATTACGAAAATCCGATTATCACGAAATCCGGCGAGGAAAAGATAATCAAATGGAGCAACAGCATAATATATAATTCCGGTCGTGCGCCCGAGGGCGTATTGAGCATCGGTGTCGATGTTACCGAGCAGTGGCGCGCCCGAAGAGAACTGCTGTCGAGTGAGGCGAAATACCGAAAAGTTTTCGAGGCCGCCAACGATGTTATTTTCGTGTTCCGGGGCGAGGAGATAATAGACTGCAACAGCCGGACTGTCGAGATGTTCGGATATGACAAGCGGGAGGAAATGATCGGACTGCATCCGTGGGAATTTTCTCCCGAGTATCAGCCCGATGGTCAGGCATCGCGGGCCAAAGCGGAGTATCTTATCAACGAGGCGTTGAGCGGTCGGCCGCAGTTTTTCCCGTGGAAACACCGGCGGATCAACGGCGAATTGTTCGACGCCGAGGTTTCGCTGAGTTCCTTTCAGGTCGCGGGCGACAGCTATTTGCTGGCGGTGGTGCGAGATGTCACCGAGCGAAAGAGAGCGGAGACCATGCTCCGGTCGGTGGTGCAAGGAACCTCGCTGACAACCGGACAGGAGTTTTTCAGGTCACTGGTGGAACATCTCGCCAAAGGCCTCGGTGTCAGCAGCGCGCTTGTGGCGGAGTTGCACGGTGGCGACGAGACGGGTGTCGATACGCTGGCGTTTTATGACAGGGGTGAGTTCCGCGAGAATATCACCTATGCTCTGTCCGGGACACCGTGTGCCGAGATTGTCAAAAAGGCGCTGCCGTTTTGCTTCAGCGATGTACAGTCGTCTTTTCCGAAAGGGCACCTGCTGAAGCAACTTGACATACGAGTCTATCTCGGCGCGCCGTTAGTCACCGCCGAGGGGGAGGTGATGGGGATCATAGCTATCATGCATCACGATGCTATTACCGAAGAATTGGTCAAACAGGCAGAGTCTCTGCTCACCATTTTCGCCTCTCGCGCCGTGGCCGAACTCCAGCGGCTCCGCGCCGAGCAGGAAGTCCTCGGCGCCAAAGAGCGACTTCAGGCGGAAAGCGAAGCCCTGAGTCAGAAAAATATCGCCATGAAGGAGATTCTCGAGCATATCGAGAAAGACCGGGATCAATTCCGCGAAGAGCTGTCGATGAAAGTCGAGAATCTTCTGCTGCCGGTGGTGTCGAAATTGCGAAGTCATGATGGCAAGTTGCCGGCCAAAGATATCGACCATCTTGAAGATATCCTCAAATCGATTCTTGCCAGGGAGATCGATGTCTTCAAGCGCAACCTGGCTCGTCTTTCGGGAAGGGAGATTCAGATTTGCGAGATGATTCGTAACGGGTTGTCATCTAAGGAGATAGCCGAAGTGCTCGGGATATCGCTGGACACGGTTCAGAAACATAGAGAGTCGATTCGAGACAAACTTCAGATAAAACGCAGCCAGGTCAATCTAACTACTTACCTCAGGTCCCGACCCTGGATTTCATAA
- the recR gene encoding recombination mediator RecR: MFKSAGSVERLANRLARLPGIGRKSAARLAFHILKLSKEEAFELADTIREVKEKVGFCSVCNNISETDPCQICDDPKRQRNVICVVEETADAAAIDKAEGFRGLFHILGGRLSPLDGIGPDDLKIAELLNRLHSGEVEELIIATNPNVEGEATAIYLSKLIKPMGIRVTRIARGLPVGSDLEFADSITLTRALEGRQDF, encoded by the coding sequence ATGTTTAAATCGGCAGGATCCGTAGAGCGTTTGGCCAATCGATTGGCGCGGCTGCCCGGTATCGGGCGGAAATCCGCCGCGCGACTGGCCTTTCATATTCTCAAACTCTCCAAAGAAGAAGCTTTCGAATTGGCCGACACCATTCGCGAGGTCAAAGAGAAAGTCGGCTTCTGCTCGGTCTGCAACAACATCTCCGAGACCGACCCCTGCCAGATTTGCGATGATCCCAAACGCCAGCGCAATGTCATCTGCGTTGTCGAAGAGACCGCCGATGCTGCCGCGATTGATAAAGCCGAGGGTTTCAGAGGCCTCTTTCACATTCTCGGGGGAAGGCTCTCGCCGCTCGACGGTATCGGGCCGGATGATCTGAAAATAGCCGAGCTGTTAAACCGGCTGCACTCCGGCGAGGTCGAGGAACTGATTATCGCCACCAATCCCAATGTCGAGGGGGAGGCTACCGCTATTTACCTGTCAAAGCTGATCAAACCGATGGGCATCAGGGTGACGCGCATCGCCCGCGGCTTGCCGGTCGGATCGGATCTTGAGTTCGCCGACTCGATCACGCTCACCCGCGCCCTCGAGGGCCGCCAGGATTTTTAG
- a CDS encoding YbaB/EbfC family nucleoid-associated protein: protein MSKGGLGNMMKQFQQMQAKMEEIQAELERTEVEGTSGGGMVKITINGKMDITGVNIDPEVVDPDDVEMLQDLILAAVKQAKEKAQELQAEKMSALTGGLNIPGMNLPF from the coding sequence ATGTCTAAAGGCGGACTGGGAAATATGATGAAGCAGTTCCAGCAGATGCAGGCCAAGATGGAAGAAATCCAGGCTGAACTGGAACGAACCGAAGTCGAGGGAACCTCCGGCGGCGGTATGGTCAAAATCACCATCAATGGCAAAATGGACATCACCGGCGTCAATATCGACCCCGAGGTCGTCGATCCCGATGATGTCGAGATGCTTCAGGACCTGATTCTCGCGGCCGTCAAACAGGCCAAAGAAAAAGCCCAGGAGCTTCAAGCGGAAAAAATGTCGGCTCTCACCGGCGGTCTGAATATCCCCGGCATGAACCTACCTTTCTGA